The following is a genomic window from Geoalkalibacter halelectricus.
AGGGTCACGACTCCGGTCAGCTCGCGGGCCAGCTGGCGGTGCTGCATCCAGTCGCCGGCCATGAGCAGGGCGCCGCTGCCGAGGGTCATCCACAGGTAAAAGAGCGGCGGGCCGACAGACGCCGGGAGCAGAAAGGTTGCCAGAATCACCGCCCCGCCGAGCAGGTGGAACGCCCTGACACCCAGGCTCAGATGGCGCACCCAAGGGGGGCGGTAGCCGATACGCCCCATTTTCACCGGTTTTTTATCCTCGCGAGCGGATCCTTGCTGCATCGGCGGCCCCAATCACATCCATCCTAGAATCATGTCAGCGCCAGACGCCAAGGTCCGCCCCCGGCCGCAAAAGCCGCTGGTCACTCGGCCGCACCCACTTCTTGCAGAAATTCGTCCAATTCTTCCTCGAAAACCGCCCAGACGCGCTCCGACAGTTCCTGGAAAAATTCCCGAGTACCGATACGCGGCACCTTGAGGTGCGGGTTGGGATCATCGAACATCTCCGCGGGCAGGGTGTATTCCTCGCGGGTGTAGCCCTGGCGCAATTCCAGGACCAGGCCGCGCAGAAAGGCGCGGCGCACCGCGGTACGCAAATCCGCCGCGCTCACCTCCAGGCCGTGCTCGCTCCTGAGGCAGGTCCGCACCATCTCGGTGCCGATGCCCTTGGCGATGTCGAAGAACTTGCACAGCCCGATCATGTCGAAGCCCACGATCTGCAGCTTGTCGTCGGTGATGGCCTGCACCCAGGAATCCAGGTCGGTCTTGCCCTCGCGGATGAGCATGCCGTAGGTGCCCATGGACATGTGCCCGCCGGCAATGGCCCAGGCGTAACCGGGATTGGTTTCCGGCTGATAGGCGGCAAGTTCCAGACCCTTGACCTGGTAGGCATAGGCGGGCTCTCCGGTGCTCTGCGCCAGGCGCATGGAGCCCTGGCCGATTTCGGGATACTGGCCGCGCCCGGTGCGCTCGACCAGTTCCTTGATTTTGGGGAAATCGCCGAAGGTCGCGCCGTTGAGCAGAGGCTTTTCGGGATGGCGGGCGTTGTAGGAGAGGAGATAGGAGAGGGTCACGCCCAGGGAGATGGCGTCCATGCCGAAGTTGTCGCACAGATGGATGAGGGCCGCGGCCTGTCCGGCGTCGTGGATGCCAAGATTGGTGCCGAGCAGATTGAGGGGTTCGTAGTCGAACTTGGCGAGAAAGCGGCCGGCGCTGCCGTCGGCGTTGCGTTCATGGATGTTGTTGTGGCAGGTGATGCCGCAGCGAAAGCAGGCCTCGGACTTGATGTGATAGTCTTTCTCGACATTTTCGCGGAAGAGTTTTTCCGGCAGGTCGTTGCCCTGGGGGCGAAAGTTGTTCACCGGCACCGCATGAAAAGGCTGCATGACGTCATAGGCGCCCCAAGTGCCGCCCCCGCCGCCGCGATTGACGGGTTGCAGGCGCAGGGAACCGCCGCCCTTGATCACGTTGAGATTGACCCGCTTGACCTCGTCGCTGGGCGCGGCGAGTTTGTCCTTGCTTTGCGCCACCAGGGCCAGCACGTTCTTGTAGCCCATGAGGCTGCCCATGCCGCCGCGTCCGGCGAAGCGACTCTTGTCCTCACCGCTGCGCAGTTGGTTCTCGGTGCTGCAAGCGATGGCGCCCATGAGCACCTCCTCCCAATTCTCGCCCGCCGGTCCGATGGCTGCGAAATGGGCATCGGCGTACTCCTTTTGCAGCCGCATGATCTTATCATGGGTGAAGAGGCCGCGCAGGTGTTCGGCGGATTTGATCTCGACCAGCGGACCGCTGCGGCCTTCGCGGATCACCACGTAGACGGGCTTTTCGGCGCGATTTTCGAACACCAGCTCATCGAGCCCGGTCCATTTGAACTTGGCGCCGAACTTGCCGCTGGCCGCCGACCAGATGGCGGTGGGCGCACCCTTTTGCGGCGCCTTGATGGGGCTGTAACCGGAGAAATAGGTGCGCATGCCGGTCATGGCGCGGCTGCCGGTGAGAAGCCCGGTGTTGACGATGAGCGGATTCTCGTCGCAGTAGGCGCGCGTGATATGCCGCGCGGCAAGATCCTGGAAAGAGCGCCCGAAACCGCCGAGGACATCCTCGAGATTGCGACAGGGAACATCCTCGTAGGTCACCGCGCCGCTTTTCAGATCGACGACGGCGCGTTTATAGAAAATCTTGCGCGGCTCCCGGGCGGGATCGGTGGTCAGAATTTTCATGGTAAAACCTCCCCCTGCGATGAAAAAATTACCGATCGGAACTTTGCGTCTTTCTCAAATTTCTTCAATGCCTATTCAGCATATGCCGCAGGCTGCGACAGCATCGCGTGCGGCAAAAACTCACCTGCGGCTCAGACCTTCGCCGCAGCGCTCAACTGCCGCACCCTGCGGCACGGCCGATGGCGAAAGCTGAGTCGTTGCATCCTTCATCCCCCGTCAAGCAGAGGCAGAAGCATCAGGCAGTCGCCGTCCTTGAGTTCCTGCTCGATGTCGGCATGCATGTCGTTGATGATGACAGTGCCGAGGAGTTGATCGGAAAAGCCCAGCTCGCGCACCACATCCACCACCCTGGTGCCCGCGGGATAATCGCGAATTTCCTCCTTGAACCGGCCGCGGCGAAAAACACCGTGAAGTTTGACGCGGACTTTCATGGGCTTGCCTCAGGACGCCGTGTAGGCGGTTTTGACGATGGTGAAGAATTCGCGGGCGTAGCCGCCCTGCTCGCGCGGGCCGAAGCTCGACCCTTTGCGTCCGCCGAAGGGCACGTGATAATCGACCCCGGCGGTGGGCAGGTTGACCATCACCAGCCCGGCCTGGGCGCGCCGCTTGAAATCGCTCGCATGCTTGAGCGAGGTGGTGACGATGCCCGAGGTCAGGCCGAATTCGGTATCGTTGGCCACGGCCAGGGCCTCTTCGTAGTCCTGGACGCGGATCACCGCGGCGATGGGACCAAAAATCTCCTCGCGGTTGATGCGCATGGCGTTGCTGGTCTCGGTGAACAGCGCCGGAGACAGATAATAGCCCGGCGTTTCCCGCTCCACAAGGTCGCCGCCGCACACCAGCCGCGCGCCTTCCTCGCGCCCGATGCGCAGATAATCGAGATCCTGATCGAGCTGCGCCTGATCGACCACCGGGCCGATGTCGCTGCCTTCTTTCAGCGCATGGTCGACACGCAGGGCCTGCATTTTTTCCACCAGCCTCTCCACGAAGCGATCGTGGATGCCCGCGGTGACGATCAGGCGGCTCGAAGCGGTGCAGCGCTGCCCGGTGGAGTAATAGGCACCCTGAATCGCACAGTGCACGGCCACTTCGAGATCGGCGTCATCGAGAACCACCAGGGGATTTTTGCCGCCCATCTCAAGCTGCACCCGCGCCCCGCGCCCCACCAGCCTCGGCGCCAGGGCGCGACCGACGGTGTTGGAGCCGGTGAAGGTCAGGGCATCGACCTGCGTCGAGTCCACCAGGGTTTCACCCACTTCCGCGCCCGAGCCCATGACCAGGTTGAAGACCCCGGCGGGCAGACCGCTGTGCGCGATGATCTCGGCAAGGGCCCAGGCCGATCCCGGCACCAGGGCGGCGGGCTTGAACACCACGCAATTGCCGCAGGCCAGGGCCGGCGCGATCTTCCAGGCGGGAATGGCAATGGGGAAATTCCACGGAGAGATCACCGCGACCACCCCGAGAGGCTCGCGGCTCACCTCCACCTCCACGCCGGGGCGCACCGAGGGCAGGCGCTCGCCGTCCAGGCGCAAGACCTCACCGGCAAAAAACTTGAAAATCATTCCGGCGCGCGTCGCCTCGCCGATACCCTCGGGCAGAGTCTTGCCCTCCTCGCGCGACAGCAGGCGGCCGAGATCCTCACGGCGCGCCAGGATCTCGGTGCCGATGTGGTCGAGGATATCGTGGCGCTGCTGAATGCCCGCCGAGCGCCAGGAGGCGAAGGCTGCGCGCGCGGCGGCGACGGCCTCTTGGGCCTGAGCGCGGTCGGCTCGGGCATAGCGACCAATGACATCGCGGGTATCGGACGGATTGATGTTGAGGGTTTCGCCGCTTCCGGCGACCCACTGCCCGTCGATGAAGTTTTTGTGCAGCATCATTCCTCCCTGGGCGAGAGCTCCGCGCTCATTGCGTCGCGCAGCACCGCGCGAAGCTTGGGTTTTAATGCCTCGGCCTTGTCGCCGTAGCCCTTTTGCAGGGCCACCTGAAACTGCTCAAACATCCGCCGACGGCTGCCGTCCCAGCCGGCCGTAACCCCCTGCTTGCCCTCGGGCAGTTGCAGGGCGGCTTCTTCGCGGCGGGCGTGGGCCCAGTTGCTCACGCACTGGAAATAAATCAGGGCGCGATCAAGCAGCACGAACATCAACTGAGGATTGCGCAAAGGGCCGACCTGCACGCGGCAGCCGCCGAGTTCGCGGGAAAAAGGGCCTAAATCCACCTTGAGGCGCGACAGGGGCCGGGTGCCGCTCCAGCCGGCTAATCCACCGGCCAGTCCGCCGCCGAGGGTGAAAATGCCGAACGTGGTGCCCGCGGCGGCTCCATCCACCGCGGCGCCGAAAGCCGCTCCGGCACCGGCCAGAGCGAGGCTGAGCTGCTTGCGGGTCAGGCCCAGCACCTGCCAGGTTTCCTCGGCGAACAAATCTTTCGCCGCCACCGTTTCGGCGACCAGATCCGCATTGAACTTGTTGTGCAGAAAGCGCGCTTTGAGGTTCTTGCGGCACTCCTGCTCAAGGGTATTGAGTTTCCCCTGGTAGGCGACGATCAACCTGTCCCGTACCGCCTGTCGGGCCGCCGGATCCTCGCCCTCACTGGTTTCGGAGAGCGTCAGGGTGAGTGCTCGATCAAGCAGATGCAGCACCGCATCGGCCGAGGCCTCGAGCCGCACGCGCCAGTCATCTTGAAGAGCGCTCACCACTCGTGCCAGGGATCGGCCCCAATCCTGCTCGATGTACTGAAGCGCCTTGAGCAGGGTGATGCGCTCGTGAAAGGTGGCGCGATGGGCGTTGAACTGCAAGTTGGCATTGAAGGTCTTGGCGAAAGCCGCCTTCCATTCGGCGAGATAGGCGGTTTCGTCGGCCTTGGGATTGATCACCGCCATGCGTGGTCGGCCGGTGAGGCGCAGGATTTCCATCTCCGCCTGATCGTTGGGACGCAGGGGCCGCGAGCCGTCCACCACGTAGACGATGCCCGCGTTCTGTGCCACCGGCCGCAACAGCTCGCAGTCGTCGGCGAAACGCGCATCGCCTTCATGGGTACGGATGAACTCGGCCGTCATTTGTTCCGGCGGCCCAGTGTACTGCTGCATCCAGCGCAGGGTTTGCTGGGGCATCTGGAAACCCGGCGTATCGATAAACCGCACCAGAACCTCGCCGTCAACCTCGATGGCGTAGGGAGTGCAGGCGAGGGTTTCGCCGGGCACGGCGCTCACCGGCACGCGATCATCTTCGGTGAGGGTCGACACCACCGAGGATTTCCCCTCGTTGGGGTGTCCCACCACGGCGAACACCGGCACTTCAGCCATGGGCCGCACCTCCCCAGTTATGGACCAGCAGTCCCGGATCGCCCAGGGCCGCCAGGCGCTTGCGCCAGATTTCGAACTCCGCATCCGGCGTCGGCGTGCCCCAGCGCCCCGGCGCCTCGCGGCCGATCAACCCGACCACCAGCAGGCGCTGCGGCCCGAGGTGGCGACGCAGGCTCTTGAGGTATTCGAGGGTGGCGATGATGCACGGCTGCCAGCCTTCCAGCAGCATCAGAACGGCGCAGTCCTCGCCGAGTTCGGCCAGCCCGCGCAAGGCTTCGGCATCCTGAATTTCGTCAAGGGAAACGCCGAGCACCGCCTGCGGCGCGGCGCTGAACTCCTGGCGTACCTCCTCCGGCAAGCGGTCCGCGGCGGGACGCTCAAGCAGTTCGGCGGGCACCAGAACATGCAACCGGGCAAAACCCGCCTGGGCCGTTTCGGGAAGCACTCGGGAAGCGCCGGTTTCCCGTTGCGGCCCCTCGCCTTCCTGACCGAGCCGCACCTGGGGATGCTGCATGCGCCGGATCAGCGCCTCGCAACGCGCATCCTGGAATCCCAGGCGCCGCTCGGCTCGCCGCCCGCCCCAGAGGGCGACGCCGACCAGCAGCAGACGCGGCAGCACGGCGTAAACCAGAATGGCCCAGAGCAGAAAATACCACCAGGATTGCAGGTCGCTGCTGACTAGGGGCGCCAACCCCTCCTTGAGATAGACGCGCGAACCGGCGATCTGCTCCAGGGTCGGGTGCGAGAGGGGCGGATCGAAAAACCCCGCCCAGGGGCGCGCCAGGGCACCAACCAGGGCGTGGACCTGTTCGGCGGAAATTCGCGCGGTGGTCTGCCAGCTGAAAGCCAGATCGGCGATGGTGCCGCGCAGCAGAACCCCAAGCAGCACGCCCAGGGAAAAGCCCAGGGCGGTCAATTGCATCAAGCCGTAGGCCAACCACCCCATGACCCCGGCGTAGAGACCGCCGCGCCCGCGCAGCACGCCCCACGCCTGGGTCAGGGCCAACTGTTGCCGCCCGGCGCCACGGCCCCCCAGAAAGGCGTGGGCGCGCCCGGCCAGGCGCGCCAGCAGGGCGCCGGTCAGCCAGAAACCCAGGCGCCCGGCCGGTGTCCTGCGCCGCGCCAGGCGCACCAGCGGCAAAACCACGGAAGCCAGCATGAACAAAAAGGGCAGAACGGCCAGCAGGCCGAGAGCGGCAAAGAGGTTGATGGGCTGCTCGCCCGCGTAGCCGAGCACTCCCAGGGCCAACCCGAAGCCGAACAGCGCGCCGAGAAAAAACAGCAGCAGCCGCGCCGGGCGCAGCACGGCGGCGATCACCTCCCCCGGCGAATGCACGCCCTGGTCGCGCGCCGCCGCGCGGCGCAGTTCCAGCCAGCGGCGCAGCAGAAGACGCCGGGACAGGGGACGCTCCTGGTCGCTGAGATGCGCGAGGTACCAGGCGCGGTCGCGGCGCGCCAGTTCGGAGCCGTCGGCCTCGGCGTCCTGAAAGAGAAAATATTCCAGGTCGACAAGATCGCCGATGCTCCACTCGGAGGGGAAATTTCGCGGCATAAGCCCGTCAGTTGGAAATGGATCGCGACACCCAAGGCCCGAGAGCCGATCATCGCGGCCGAGTGCGCAAAGTCGCAAGAATCCCAAGTAGTTTACGGCACGAAGAGTTTACGGGCAAGTCAGGTGCGAGGCAAGGCGGTTTGTCTCTGTCTCTGGGCTTCGGGCGCGGGGGGGGGTGACCAGAAACCGCCCCCCCCCCCGGGGGGGGTGGGGGGGCCCGGGGCCCCCCGGGGGGGGGGGTGGGTTGGGGGGGGGGGGCGGGGGCCCCCCCCCCCCCCCCCCCCCCCCCCCCCCCCCCCCCCCCCCCCCCCCCCTGATTATGCGTGGATAACTTCTTGAATTAACAGGGTTTTCCACAAAGGGGGTCTGATTATGCGTAAGGTTGGCGGATCTCCAGGCACAAAAAACCCGGCGCGGTGGCCGGGTCTTCTGGAAGGGTTAGGCTTGAGGGTAGCGGTAGGGGATCGGCGGGGGGCTCGGCATCATCAGGATGCCGCCAGTAACCTGCTTGACTTTCGCCTGGGGGTACACGGCCAGAACCTTCTGGAGCGCGGGAAGAAATTTCTTCTTGAAATTCTTATCAGCATCCTGGCCGGTATACTCTTGGCCGAACTGCTCCCGTAGGTTTCGCCAGTGCAGCACCAGGGGGCGGCCGCTGATCCTGTGAAGCCGGTCGGCCAGCATGGCGTAAATGTCCATTGCCAAGGCGCTGCCGGTAAGTGCGTTCAAAGCTCGCAAGTCCAGCGGAACCGCGTGATCGGTCAGGGTCTGGAAGTATTCCTGGGAAAAGGTGATAACGCCGGGCCATAGTGCGCCCTGGTCGTCATGGTTGCCTATCCAGGCCTCGAACTGCTGAATCGGTTTGCCGTCATAGGTGATCGCGGTGGTGGCCGTGGTGAAGCCCAGCGTCATGCTACACGCTGACAGCGCCATGATCTGCTTTCTGAAATTGGTATAGCTCCCGGTCTTGCCTCCGGTCGCGTCTTTACCTAGCTGCTTGAGAAAGGCGCTCGCGCTGTTGCCTACCTCGATCTCTGGTGACTTGCCGCGTAGTGCCTGGGTGTTCAGGTACGCCATGACCAGGCGCGGCATAGGGCCGTAGGGGATCGGCTGCTGAACGAACTTTTTGCCGTCCCATAGCTTGCCAGCCCGGACGTACAGGCCAGCGCCTCCGCACGTTCGTTCAAACTCCAGGCCGTCCACCTTGGAGCGCGGCAGCCCCACCTGGCACATGATCGAGTGCATAAATGTCAGGTCGTTGTTGCCGGGGTCTTCTGTCTCGATGGTGACGCCTGCGCCGATTAGCTCCCGCTCCTGCCGTGTCAGTGGCGCTTTCCGCTCTTTCTTCTTGACCGGGGCAGGGGTGGCGGGCGGCTTGGCCGATGCCTTGCTGTTGGGCTTGGCCTGGCTCTTTTTGGCGTTACCCTTTACAGCCTCCAGGGCCATGCCGGTGGCCAGCTCGTCAGCGGTCTGGTGGATCTGGTACGGCTGCGGGGTCTTGGCTTGTGCTGCTCGCTGGCTCTCGCAGTACCTGCGGGCCACGTCGTGCGCGGTGTCGGCACTGAGGCCCATGTCTATCAGTTTTTGTCGATATGCTTTTTCGTTGACCTGCTCCATCGTGGGCACTCCGTTAAATTACGCTCTGCTGCGTTCGTTTCTTGTTGAATGCCCAACCAACGTATAAAATCAACTATGCGTATATAGGTGGTTGGTTGGGCTTGAAGCCTGCCTTTGGCGCACCTCGCCAGCGCCACTGTGCTGAGGTACTGCGCCACATGCCGCCACTCCGAGCCCCGACCTGTCAAGGATCGGGGCTTTTTTTTGCCCAGCCCGGACGGCTGGGCCTCTTGACAAGGACAAAGGACTTCTGTTGCAAAATCAAATGACCCCGGCAACGGATTAGGTTAGTATATATCGTAAGCCTAACCGGAACAAACGGATTGCACTAAGAGCCAATAAATGAAGTCTTCAAGCAAATCAAGGAAAATCTTTGCTGCCCAGGTGAAAAAACACCGGCAGGCAAAGGGCTGGCGACTAGAGGATCTGCACCAGGCCTCTGGCCTGAGCTACAACTACCTGTCTACGGTAGAGAATGGCCGCGCCAACATCAGCATGGACAACGCGGACGCCATCGCCAAGGCGCTAGGCGTCCCGCTGGCTGTCCTTCTCATAGATCAGGAGCAGGGGGATTGAAAAACTTGCGACATATGTGAAACTGTGCTTCCATTCGGACTAGGTTACGATATATAATGAGTCCCTATGGAAGAAAAACAGAAAAGACTTCTTCGGAAGCTACGCGGCGAACTCGGCCAGACCGTCCTTGACGCTCTGGAAGATCCCAGCGTAATCGAAATCATGCTGAACTCGGACGGGTCACTCTGGATTGAGCGACACGGCCAAGGGATGCAGCGGGTTGGCACCATGTCAGCCCCTAATGCCGAATCCTTGATGGGCACCATCGCGGACGCGCTGCATACAGTAGTGACGCGAGAAAATCCCATCTTGGAAGGTGAACTTCCCCTGGACGGCAGCCGGTTTGAAGGCCTCCTGCCGCCCATCGTGGGCCATCCAACTTTTACCATCCGTAAGAAGGCATCGGTAGTCTTCACGCTCGGCCAGTACGTTGAGCAGGGCATTATGACGCCTGAGCAACAGACCGCCATCGAGGCCGCCATTCTGCGGCGGGCCAACATCCTGGTTGTCGGTGGCACCGGCAGCGGCAAAACGACGCTGACCAACGCCATTATTGACGGCATCAGCACCGCCTGCCCGGATGACCGCTTGGTGATTATCGAGGACACCGCCGAAATCCAATGTAAGGCGGAAAACTCGGTGATCCTCCGCGCCAGTGTCGATGTGGATATGCTGCGCTTGCTGCGGGCCACTATGCGCCTGCGGCCGGATCGTATCCTGGTGGGCGAAGTGCGCGGCGGGGAAGCTCTCGCGCTGCTGAAAGCCTGGAACACCGGCCACCCTGGCGGGGTGGCCACCATTCACGCCAATGGAGCCCACGCGGGCCTTATTCGACTGGAACAGCTCATTGCTGAGGCAACAGCGGCCGCCAATATGGCACCGCTGATTGCCGAAGCCGTGGATCTTGTAATTGCTATTGAGAAAACGAAAGGGGGTAGGCGAATCAAGGAAATCATCGAAGTAAGCGGTATCAGCGAACGCGGTACATATCAAACCCAACCTGTAGAAACAAAGTCTGTAAACACTGGCATTCAAAAGGAGAAAGCAAATGCAGTGGCGTAACCTTGCCGTTTTTGGCGCAATCCTCATGTTTATGATCGAACCGGCCCTGGCCAGTACCACTACCGGGATGCCCTGGGAAGATCCTCTGGACACCATTATGAACAGTATCACCGGCCCCGTGGCTATGGTGATCTCACTCCTGGGCGTGACCGTTGCGGGCGGTATGCTGATTTTCGGCGGCGAGCTGGGCGAATTTACCCGCCGTATCGTCATGCTTGTTCTGGTGATCGGTCTGCTGGTTTCGGCAGCGTCCATTCTGTCCCTGCTGTATGGCGGCGGCTCGGCTCTGGTGGGGTAACTACATGAGCCAGGAGCTGCGGCGCATTCCAATTCACCGTGCATTGAACCGGCCGGATCTGCTTGCCGGTTGTGAACGGGAACTGCTGCTGATGACCGGGCTTATTACCTTGACGCTTGTTGTCGTCGCCCTTAATTGGGTGGCGGCAATAACAGGCGTCGTTATCTGGACAGCCTGCGTTGCTGGCCTGCGGGCTATGGCAAAGGCTGATCCATTTATGAGCAAGGTCTACCTGCGGCATATCAAGTACAAGGCTTTTTACCCGGCGCACGCAACACCGTTTGCACCGGGAGCCAGTCACTCACGGGAGAAATAAAACATGCACGCCTTGAAGGAACATCGTTCACCTACCAAGGCGCTGCCTGACTTGCTGAACTGGGCTGCCGTCATTGATGACGGCATCGTGCTCAACAAGGACGGCAGCCTAATGGCCGGGTTCTTTTACCGGGGTCAGGATCTGGCCACGGTAACAGCGGCAGAGCGTAACCGTGTATCTGCGGTGGTTAATGCGGCTCTGTCGAAGCTGGGCAGCGAATGGATGCTGCACCAGGACGCTGTGCGCGTCGAAGCAAGGGCATATCCAGCCCCGGAAGAAAGTGCCTTCCCTGATCCGATTACGGCCCTGATCGACCAGGAGCGCCGTTATCAGTTTGGCCGGGAAGGGTCACACTACGAAAGCATTTATGCAATCGTTATTACCTATCTGCCAGCCAAGCTAACGCAAAGCAAAGTTGCAGATATGATGTTTGAAGAAACTGGTAACGCCAATAAGAAAGGGCGTAGCGGTGCCGGTGATCGTGCGCTTCGTCAATTCAAGTCGGCGCTGTTGGAAATTGAAGATCGGCTGTCTAGTGTTCTGGATCTTAACCGAATGCAGGGGGTTCCTTATGTCGATGAAGACGGCCGGGAACATATCAATGACCAGCTCCTGCAATTCCTGCACTACTCTCTGACGGGGAACCCTCACCCTATCAACTTGCCGCCGTGCCCTATGTATCTGGATGCGGTTATCGGTGGGCATGAGTTCTGGTCTGGCATTGTGCCGCGCCTCGATGACAAGTTGATTCAGGTGGTGGCCATTGACGGATTCCCACAAGAATCATATCCGGGCATCCTGGCCGCGCTTGACCAGGTGCCGGTGCAATATCGCTGGAACACCCGGTTTATCTTCCAAGATCCCGTGGACGCTCAAGCGGGCCTCCGTGCTTATCGTCGGAAGTGGCAGCAGAAAGTCCGGGGCTTTTGGGATCAAGTCTTTCACTCGCAGCAGACCGCCAAGGGCAGCGTTGACCAGGACGCCGCGCAAATGGTCGCTGAGGCGGAAAGCGCCTTAGCTGAGGCCTCCAGCGGGCTGGTGACGTATGGTTATTACACCAGCGTCGTGGTGCTTATGGATGATAACCGGGAG
Proteins encoded in this region:
- a CDS encoding helix-turn-helix domain-containing protein, coding for MKSSSKSRKIFAAQVKKHRQAKGWRLEDLHQASGLSYNYLSTVENGRANISMDNADAIAKALGVPLAVLLIDQEQGD
- a CDS encoding conjugal transfer protein TrbD: MSQELRRIPIHRALNRPDLLAGCERELLLMTGLITLTLVVVALNWVAAITGVVIWTACVAGLRAMAKADPFMSKVYLRHIKYKAFYPAHATPFAPGASHSREK
- a CDS encoding aldehyde dehydrogenase family protein, with the translated sequence MLHKNFIDGQWVAGSGETLNINPSDTRDVIGRYARADRAQAQEAVAAARAAFASWRSAGIQQRHDILDHIGTEILARREDLGRLLSREEGKTLPEGIGEATRAGMIFKFFAGEVLRLDGERLPSVRPGVEVEVSREPLGVVAVISPWNFPIAIPAWKIAPALACGNCVVFKPAALVPGSAWALAEIIAHSGLPAGVFNLVMGSGAEVGETLVDSTQVDALTFTGSNTVGRALAPRLVGRGARVQLEMGGKNPLVVLDDADLEVAVHCAIQGAYYSTGQRCTASSRLIVTAGIHDRFVERLVEKMQALRVDHALKEGSDIGPVVDQAQLDQDLDYLRIGREEGARLVCGGDLVERETPGYYLSPALFTETSNAMRINREEIFGPIAAVIRVQDYEEALAVANDTEFGLTSGIVTTSLKHASDFKRRAQAGLVMVNLPTAGVDYHVPFGGRKGSSFGPREQGGYAREFFTIVKTAYTAS
- the trbB gene encoding P-type conjugative transfer ATPase TrbB; this encodes MEEKQKRLLRKLRGELGQTVLDALEDPSVIEIMLNSDGSLWIERHGQGMQRVGTMSAPNAESLMGTIADALHTVVTRENPILEGELPLDGSRFEGLLPPIVGHPTFTIRKKASVVFTLGQYVEQGIMTPEQQTAIEAAILRRANILVVGGTGSGKTTLTNAIIDGISTACPDDRLVIIEDTAEIQCKAENSVILRASVDVDMLRLLRATMRLRPDRILVGEVRGGEALALLKAWNTGHPGGVATIHANGAHAGLIRLEQLIAEATAAANMAPLIAEAVDLVIAIEKTKGGRRIKEIIEVSGISERGTYQTQPVETKSVNTGIQKEKANAVA
- a CDS encoding DUF2868 domain-containing protein, with the protein product MPRNFPSEWSIGDLVDLEYFLFQDAEADGSELARRDRAWYLAHLSDQERPLSRRLLLRRWLELRRAAARDQGVHSPGEVIAAVLRPARLLLFFLGALFGFGLALGVLGYAGEQPINLFAALGLLAVLPFLFMLASVVLPLVRLARRRTPAGRLGFWLTGALLARLAGRAHAFLGGRGAGRQQLALTQAWGVLRGRGGLYAGVMGWLAYGLMQLTALGFSLGVLLGVLLRGTIADLAFSWQTTARISAEQVHALVGALARPWAGFFDPPLSHPTLEQIAGSRVYLKEGLAPLVSSDLQSWWYFLLWAILVYAVLPRLLLVGVALWGGRRAERRLGFQDARCEALIRRMQHPQVRLGQEGEGPQRETGASRVLPETAQAGFARLHVLVPAELLERPAADRLPEEVRQEFSAAPQAVLGVSLDEIQDAEALRGLAELGEDCAVLMLLEGWQPCIIATLEYLKSLRRHLGPQRLLVVGLIGREAPGRWGTPTPDAEFEIWRKRLAALGDPGLLVHNWGGAAHG
- a CDS encoding aldehyde ferredoxin oxidoreductase C-terminal domain-containing protein → MKILTTDPAREPRKIFYKRAVVDLKSGAVTYEDVPCRNLEDVLGGFGRSFQDLAARHITRAYCDENPLIVNTGLLTGSRAMTGMRTYFSGYSPIKAPQKGAPTAIWSAASGKFGAKFKWTGLDELVFENRAEKPVYVVIREGRSGPLVEIKSAEHLRGLFTHDKIMRLQKEYADAHFAAIGPAGENWEEVLMGAIACSTENQLRSGEDKSRFAGRGGMGSLMGYKNVLALVAQSKDKLAAPSDEVKRVNLNVIKGGGSLRLQPVNRGGGGGTWGAYDVMQPFHAVPVNNFRPQGNDLPEKLFRENVEKDYHIKSEACFRCGITCHNNIHERNADGSAGRFLAKFDYEPLNLLGTNLGIHDAGQAAALIHLCDNFGMDAISLGVTLSYLLSYNARHPEKPLLNGATFGDFPKIKELVERTGRGQYPEIGQGSMRLAQSTGEPAYAYQVKGLELAAYQPETNPGYAWAIAGGHMSMGTYGMLIREGKTDLDSWVQAITDDKLQIVGFDMIGLCKFFDIAKGIGTEMVRTCLRSEHGLEVSAADLRTAVRRAFLRGLVLELRQGYTREEYTLPAEMFDDPNPHLKVPRIGTREFFQELSERVWAVFEEELDEFLQEVGAAE
- a CDS encoding MoaD/ThiS family protein, which produces MKVRVKLHGVFRRGRFKEEIRDYPAGTRVVDVVRELGFSDQLLGTVIINDMHADIEQELKDGDCLMLLPLLDGG
- a CDS encoding TrbC/VirB2 family protein; this encodes MQWRNLAVFGAILMFMIEPALASTTTGMPWEDPLDTIMNSITGPVAMVISLLGVTVAGGMLIFGGELGEFTRRIVMLVLVIGLLVSAASILSLLYGGGSALVG
- a CDS encoding GTPase/DUF3482 domain-containing protein, whose amino-acid sequence is MAEVPVFAVVGHPNEGKSSVVSTLTEDDRVPVSAVPGETLACTPYAIEVDGEVLVRFIDTPGFQMPQQTLRWMQQYTGPPEQMTAEFIRTHEGDARFADDCELLRPVAQNAGIVYVVDGSRPLRPNDQAEMEILRLTGRPRMAVINPKADETAYLAEWKAAFAKTFNANLQFNAHRATFHERITLLKALQYIEQDWGRSLARVVSALQDDWRVRLEASADAVLHLLDRALTLTLSETSEGEDPAARQAVRDRLIVAYQGKLNTLEQECRKNLKARFLHNKFNADLVAETVAAKDLFAEETWQVLGLTRKQLSLALAGAGAAFGAAVDGAAAGTTFGIFTLGGGLAGGLAGWSGTRPLSRLKVDLGPFSRELGGCRVQVGPLRNPQLMFVLLDRALIYFQCVSNWAHARREEAALQLPEGKQGVTAGWDGSRRRMFEQFQVALQKGYGDKAEALKPKLRAVLRDAMSAELSPREE
- a CDS encoding replication protein RepA, whose protein sequence is MEQVNEKAYRQKLIDMGLSADTAHDVARRYCESQRAAQAKTPQPYQIHQTADELATGMALEAVKGNAKKSQAKPNSKASAKPPATPAPVKKKERKAPLTRQERELIGAGVTIETEDPGNNDLTFMHSIMCQVGLPRSKVDGLEFERTCGGAGLYVRAGKLWDGKKFVQQPIPYGPMPRLVMAYLNTQALRGKSPEIEVGNSASAFLKQLGKDATGGKTGSYTNFRKQIMALSACSMTLGFTTATTAITYDGKPIQQFEAWIGNHDDQGALWPGVITFSQEYFQTLTDHAVPLDLRALNALTGSALAMDIYAMLADRLHRISGRPLVLHWRNLREQFGQEYTGQDADKNFKKKFLPALQKVLAVYPQAKVKQVTGGILMMPSPPPIPYRYPQA